In Nitrospira sp., a single genomic region encodes these proteins:
- the glyS gene encoding glycine--tRNA ligase subunit beta produces the protein MKKHATRTPASKAPARRDGGELLLEIGTEELPYQFIVPALASLKERAALALTEARLSYGALRSYGTPRRLVLIVDALALRQASVVKETMGPSKTVAFDAGGQPTKAAVGFAAGQGVAVESLQVRSTPKGEYVFAIKQDAGSAAKAVLQELLPQLVDSLTFPKAMKWNDSGVRFARPVRWLLALFAGAVVPIQIAGLTAGNRTYGHRVKAGNRPITVRDARSYETALERGGVLVDPERRRALIQSQLDRLCATAHFAMQADESLLDQAVFTTEWPQALIGGFKPDYLAVPSDILMTSMKEHQGFFSVRNKETGALAPHFIAVANTQLKDLSLIRAGNERVLAARLADAKFFFDEDRKTTLEARVAKLGGVTFHQKLGTMGQKQERVRKLAEILAGQTAPGDAELARICGRAGALCKADLLTGIVGEFPELQGIMGGEYARHDGEPAAVAQAVREQYLPKALEGELPGSLPGRLLSMADRLDSIAAFFHVGLVPTGSEDPFALRRHATAVVRIVLEGGLRLDVHRSIEQARALVVAEGFKGAAESDQQGLRRITDFLFERVRHYGRTVHRLRDDVMDAVLRAVPGTVLDLPDILQRMQALQAVTLEPEFDPLIVGFKRASRIVEKERWSREPVNPALFNHPAETELHRQADACRKEFEAEMEQGRYDRALGHLVRLKPVIDAFFAGVMVNAEDPAIRGNRLSLLKTVDDFFKSFADFSRIMVQSG, from the coding sequence ATGAAAAAACACGCGACACGCACTCCAGCTTCCAAAGCGCCTGCTCGCCGTGACGGCGGTGAACTGCTTCTGGAAATCGGCACGGAAGAGCTGCCCTATCAATTCATCGTCCCGGCCCTCGCGTCGCTCAAAGAACGGGCGGCGCTGGCCCTGACGGAGGCCCGCTTGTCCTATGGCGCCCTCCGCAGCTACGGGACGCCGCGACGGCTGGTGCTCATCGTCGATGCGTTGGCGCTCCGGCAGGCCTCGGTGGTCAAGGAGACCATGGGGCCGTCGAAGACGGTGGCCTTCGACGCCGGCGGGCAACCGACCAAAGCGGCCGTGGGCTTCGCGGCCGGCCAAGGCGTAGCGGTCGAATCGCTCCAGGTCCGTTCCACACCCAAAGGCGAATATGTGTTTGCGATCAAGCAGGATGCCGGAAGCGCCGCCAAGGCGGTCTTGCAGGAGCTGCTGCCGCAACTGGTCGACAGCCTGACGTTTCCGAAGGCCATGAAATGGAACGACAGCGGCGTTCGGTTTGCGCGACCGGTGCGCTGGCTCTTGGCGCTCTTCGCGGGCGCCGTCGTGCCGATTCAGATCGCAGGTCTCACGGCCGGGAACCGGACCTATGGCCATCGGGTGAAGGCGGGCAATCGCCCCATCACGGTGCGCGACGCCAGGTCGTATGAAACGGCGCTGGAGCGGGGCGGAGTGCTGGTTGATCCCGAACGGAGAAGAGCCCTGATTCAGTCGCAACTGGATCGGCTCTGCGCGACCGCCCACTTCGCGATGCAGGCCGATGAGTCGCTGCTCGACCAAGCGGTGTTCACCACCGAATGGCCGCAGGCCTTAATCGGCGGTTTCAAACCGGATTATCTCGCCGTGCCGTCCGACATTCTCATGACCTCAATGAAAGAACACCAGGGGTTTTTTTCGGTCAGGAATAAGGAAACTGGCGCTCTGGCTCCGCATTTCATCGCCGTGGCCAACACCCAGCTCAAAGACTTGTCGTTGATCCGAGCCGGTAACGAGCGCGTCCTGGCCGCCCGGCTGGCCGACGCAAAGTTCTTTTTCGATGAAGACCGAAAGACGACGCTCGAGGCGCGCGTGGCGAAGCTGGGAGGCGTGACGTTCCATCAAAAACTGGGAACGATGGGACAGAAGCAGGAGCGGGTCAGAAAACTGGCGGAAATTCTCGCCGGGCAAACCGCCCCCGGCGACGCCGAGTTGGCGCGGATCTGCGGTCGGGCCGGCGCCTTGTGCAAGGCCGATCTCCTGACGGGCATCGTCGGCGAGTTTCCCGAGCTGCAGGGGATCATGGGCGGAGAATATGCCCGTCACGACGGGGAGCCGGCCGCGGTGGCGCAGGCGGTTCGTGAACAATACTTGCCCAAGGCGCTCGAAGGGGAACTGCCAGGCTCGCTGCCAGGCCGGCTGCTGTCGATGGCCGACCGGCTCGATTCGATCGCCGCGTTTTTTCATGTGGGTCTCGTGCCGACCGGCTCGGAAGACCCCTTTGCGCTTCGCCGGCACGCGACGGCGGTCGTGCGCATCGTCCTGGAGGGCGGCCTCCGGCTTGATGTGCATCGTTCCATCGAGCAGGCCAGAGCCCTCGTCGTCGCGGAAGGCTTCAAAGGCGCGGCGGAATCCGATCAGCAGGGCCTGCGCCGGATCACCGACTTTCTGTTCGAGCGGGTGCGCCACTACGGCCGCACCGTACATCGCTTGCGCGACGATGTCATGGACGCGGTGCTGCGGGCGGTACCGGGGACCGTGCTCGACTTGCCGGATATTCTCCAGCGGATGCAGGCGCTTCAAGCCGTCACGCTCGAACCGGAGTTCGACCCGCTCATCGTCGGCTTCAAGCGCGCGTCCCGGATCGTCGAGAAAGAACGGTGGAGCAGGGAGCCGGTCAATCCGGCGCTGTTCAACCATCCGGCTGAAACGGAGCTGCACCGCCAGGCGGACGCGTGCCGAAAGGAATTCGAAGCCGAAATGGAGCAGGGACGATACGACCGGGCGCTGGGTCATCTCGTGCGGCTGAAGCCGGTCATCGACGCGTTTTTCGCGGGGGTCATGGTCAACGCCGAAGATCCCGCCATCCGCGGTAATCGTCTGTCGCTGCTGAAGACCGTCGATGACTTTTTCAAGTCGTTCGCAGACTTTTCGCGTATTATGGTACAAAGTGGGTAG
- the ppdK gene encoding pyruvate, phosphate dikinase: MAKKYVYYFGDGKAEGTSNMKELLGGKGAGLAEMTNLGISVPPGFTISTDACVEYYKLGKKYPPGMWDAALQSLKRVERSMGMGFGNPERPLLVSVRSGARASMPGMMDTVLNVGLTTKTVEGLAAKTRNDRFAQDSYRRFVSMFGSIVMGVPREHFEAILKHKKAEVGVAHETHLDARHLRELVASFKALVKEETKKDFPDEPLDQLRMAISAVFSSWFGARAITYRRLYSIPDSWGTAVNVVAMVFGNMGETSGTGVAFTRSPSSGEKTFFGECLMNAQGEDVVAGIRTPLPVNALAKNVPDAYKDLEHTYKKLEKHYRDMLDLEFTIQEGKLYMLQTRVGKRTGIAAVKIAVDMVKEGAITRQEAVQRIGPDQLAQYLYPIFDTKEESKANPLGKGLPAGPGAAAGKIALTPDRAVDMKAAGNRVVLVRQETSPDDIHGMNAAAGFLTARGGMTSHAAVVARQMGKVCVAGCESVEVLDAQTVKIGAKTFREGDYLSINGSTGNVYEGDIPVVESEIIQVIQGKLDPRKSDKFQRFATILSWADSFRTLRVRANADVPEQANIARGFGAEGIGLCRTEHMFFAEDRISIMQKMILARTKEEREKFLDQLLPLQKQDFIGLYREMQGFPVTIRLLDPPLHEFLPKREELMVEIAQLELTGGDAATLGEKRRLLARVEELHEFNPMLGLRGCRLGITMPEITRMQARAIMEAACELAKEGKKIVPEIMIPLVGMVSEMKSQKDLVREVAQETMKRYNVKLSYFVGTMIELPRAAVTADRIAEEAEFFSFGTNDLTQTTFGFSRDDAAKFIDHYKTVNIMDADPFAVLDREGVGSLMKQAIAAGRKTRPAIKLGICGEHGGDPSSVEFCHELGLDYVSCSPYRVPIARLAAAHAALAEADAKKAARSSASSSPKPKPAARSARRSPAARKKKR, encoded by the coding sequence GTGGCAAAGAAATACGTGTATTACTTCGGGGACGGCAAAGCCGAGGGCACCTCGAACATGAAAGAGCTGCTCGGCGGAAAGGGCGCCGGATTGGCGGAGATGACCAATCTCGGCATCTCCGTCCCGCCCGGTTTTACGATTTCGACCGACGCCTGCGTCGAGTATTACAAGCTGGGGAAGAAATATCCGCCCGGCATGTGGGACGCCGCCTTGCAGTCCCTGAAGCGCGTCGAGCGGTCCATGGGTATGGGATTCGGCAATCCCGAGCGACCGTTGCTCGTGTCGGTGCGGTCCGGCGCGCGCGCGTCCATGCCCGGGATGATGGATACGGTCCTGAACGTCGGATTGACCACCAAGACCGTCGAAGGGTTGGCGGCCAAGACCCGCAACGACCGATTCGCCCAGGACAGTTACCGCCGGTTCGTCTCGATGTTCGGCAGCATCGTGATGGGGGTGCCGCGCGAACACTTCGAAGCGATTCTCAAGCATAAGAAGGCCGAAGTGGGGGTCGCGCACGAGACGCATCTGGACGCCAGGCATCTCCGAGAACTGGTCGCGAGCTTCAAGGCGCTGGTCAAGGAGGAAACCAAGAAGGATTTTCCGGACGAGCCGCTCGATCAATTGCGCATGGCCATCAGCGCCGTCTTCTCCTCCTGGTTCGGCGCGCGGGCCATCACCTATCGCCGGCTCTACAGCATCCCCGATTCATGGGGGACCGCCGTGAACGTCGTGGCGATGGTATTCGGCAACATGGGCGAAACGAGCGGCACCGGCGTCGCGTTCACCCGCAGCCCGAGTTCCGGCGAGAAGACGTTCTTCGGCGAGTGTCTGATGAACGCGCAGGGCGAAGATGTCGTGGCGGGAATCCGCACGCCGCTGCCCGTGAATGCGCTCGCGAAGAACGTGCCCGATGCCTATAAGGATCTCGAGCACACCTACAAGAAACTCGAAAAGCATTACCGCGACATGCTGGACCTGGAGTTCACGATCCAGGAAGGCAAGCTCTACATGCTGCAGACCCGCGTCGGGAAACGCACCGGAATCGCGGCCGTCAAGATCGCCGTCGATATGGTCAAGGAAGGGGCCATCACCAGGCAGGAAGCGGTTCAGCGGATCGGGCCGGACCAGCTCGCACAATATCTCTATCCGATTTTCGATACCAAAGAGGAATCCAAGGCCAATCCGCTCGGCAAGGGATTGCCGGCCGGACCCGGCGCCGCAGCCGGCAAGATTGCATTGACGCCGGATCGGGCCGTGGACATGAAAGCGGCTGGTAACCGCGTCGTGCTGGTCCGGCAGGAGACGAGCCCCGACGATATCCACGGGATGAATGCCGCGGCGGGGTTTCTGACCGCCCGCGGCGGGATGACCTCCCATGCGGCCGTCGTCGCGCGACAGATGGGCAAGGTCTGCGTGGCCGGGTGCGAATCGGTGGAAGTCCTGGACGCACAAACGGTGAAGATCGGTGCCAAGACGTTTCGCGAAGGGGATTATTTGTCGATCAACGGATCCACCGGCAACGTCTATGAAGGCGATATTCCGGTCGTCGAATCCGAAATCATCCAAGTCATTCAAGGCAAGCTCGATCCCAGAAAGTCGGACAAGTTCCAGCGATTCGCCACGATCCTCTCCTGGGCCGACAGCTTCCGGACGCTGCGCGTGCGTGCCAATGCCGATGTGCCGGAGCAGGCCAATATCGCGCGGGGATTCGGCGCCGAGGGCATCGGCTTGTGCCGCACGGAGCACATGTTTTTCGCGGAAGACCGCATCTCCATCATGCAGAAGATGATCCTGGCCCGAACGAAGGAAGAGCGGGAAAAGTTTCTCGATCAGCTCCTGCCGCTGCAGAAACAGGACTTCATCGGGCTGTATCGGGAGATGCAGGGATTTCCGGTGACCATCCGGCTGCTCGATCCTCCGCTGCATGAGTTTCTGCCGAAGCGGGAAGAGCTGATGGTCGAGATCGCGCAACTGGAATTGACCGGAGGCGATGCCGCTACGCTCGGGGAAAAGCGCCGGCTGCTCGCCCGCGTCGAAGAGCTGCACGAATTCAATCCCATGCTCGGGCTCCGCGGTTGCCGGTTGGGCATCACGATGCCTGAGATCACGCGGATGCAGGCCAGAGCCATCATGGAAGCCGCCTGCGAGCTGGCGAAGGAGGGCAAGAAGATTGTTCCAGAGATCATGATTCCGCTCGTCGGCATGGTCTCGGAAATGAAGTCTCAAAAGGATCTGGTCCGCGAAGTCGCGCAGGAGACCATGAAGCGGTACAACGTGAAGCTCTCCTATTTCGTCGGCACCATGATCGAGTTGCCTCGCGCCGCGGTGACGGCCGACCGCATCGCCGAAGAGGCGGAATTCTTTTCCTTCGGGACGAATGATTTGACGCAGACCACGTTCGGATTCTCGCGCGACGATGCGGCAAAATTCATCGACCACTATAAGACCGTCAACATCATGGACGCGGATCCCTTCGCCGTTCTCGATCGGGAGGGCGTCGGCTCGCTGATGAAGCAGGCGATTGCTGCCGGCAGGAAGACCCGTCCCGCGATCAAGTTGGGTATCTGCGGAGAACACGGAGGCGATCCGAGCTCCGTCGAGTTCTGCCATGAGCTGGGCCTGGATTATGTCAGTTGCTCGCCCTATCGGGTGCCGATCGCCCGGCTCGCCGCGGCGCACGCCGCGTTGGCCGAGGCCGATGCGAAGAAGGCCGCCAGATCATCGGCTTCCTCGAGCCCGAAACCAAAGCCAGCCGCGCGATCCGCGCGCCGTTCGCCTGCGGCTCGCAAGAAGAAGCGCTGA
- a CDS encoding Rrf2 family transcriptional regulator, with protein sequence MKLSKKSEYGLRALLELTLANGSKPLQRHEIADRQGIPVEFLEQILLALKRAGLLSSRRGIRGGYALIKPPSQITLGQVIRILDGPLAPIGCVSKTAYQKCSECPYAEKAQCPVQHVMGTVRDAIADILDNYTLEDFSSGQRNG encoded by the coding sequence ATGAAATTGTCCAAGAAAAGCGAGTACGGTCTACGCGCCCTCCTCGAATTGACGTTGGCGAACGGAAGCAAACCATTGCAGCGCCACGAAATCGCCGATCGCCAAGGTATTCCCGTGGAATTCCTCGAACAGATTTTGCTGGCGCTGAAGCGCGCGGGCCTGCTGTCCAGCCGTCGCGGGATCCGCGGCGGCTACGCGCTGATCAAGCCGCCGAGCCAAATCACGCTGGGGCAGGTCATTCGAATTCTCGATGGTCCGCTGGCTCCCATCGGCTGCGTCAGCAAGACCGCCTACCAGAAGTGCTCCGAATGTCCCTACGCCGAAAAAGCGCAATGCCCGGTTCAGCATGTGATGGGCACGGTGCGCGACGCGATCGCCGACATCCTGGACAACTACACGCTCGAGGACTTCTCGTCCGGACAACGCAACGGATGA
- a CDS encoding MFS transporter gives MTSARSFLLICTVGVLCFISYNMVRMPVLALFAESLGAGPERIGLIVSVSTLTGVLLKLPSGALSDMYGRTMLLRIGVVAFGLPPFLYPFITDLNALTALRFVHGLATAIFAPSALATVAELYRERRGAALGTYTACTQSGALLGPFIGGYLVYAAGFSASFVTAGLFGCAAIVLFYSLRLNVAPPRMQGKGFSAITAEIWKGFTVVAKNKKVLITSSTDAAKMIANGALMAFLPLYGLSVGLNAGDVGLLFSVQAFTSFFSKPIMGRVSDRAGRQPLIILGLMICAGTFICIPHVSMFLLLLVLSAGFGFGEAVVSSSSSALVADSSEFKTLGTGMGMQGTIMDIGHASGPLLAGILIAAMSYAGAFAVIAGLQLAAAATFWFTMRRM, from the coding sequence ATGACCTCCGCGCGCAGCTTCCTCCTGATCTGCACGGTCGGCGTGCTCTGTTTCATCAGCTACAACATGGTGCGCATGCCGGTCCTGGCGCTGTTCGCCGAATCGCTCGGCGCCGGCCCAGAGCGGATCGGATTGATCGTGTCGGTATCGACCTTGACGGGCGTGCTGTTGAAGCTGCCGTCGGGCGCGCTGTCCGACATGTACGGACGAACGATGCTGCTGCGGATCGGCGTCGTGGCGTTCGGCCTGCCTCCGTTCCTGTACCCGTTCATCACGGATCTGAATGCCTTGACGGCCTTGCGGTTCGTGCACGGCCTCGCAACGGCGATCTTTGCGCCGAGCGCCTTGGCGACCGTCGCCGAACTCTACCGGGAACGCCGCGGGGCCGCACTCGGCACCTATACGGCCTGCACGCAGTCCGGCGCCTTGCTGGGCCCCTTCATCGGAGGCTATCTCGTGTACGCGGCCGGATTTTCCGCCTCGTTCGTGACCGCCGGCCTGTTCGGATGCGCCGCGATCGTGCTCTTCTACAGCCTGCGGCTGAACGTGGCGCCGCCGCGCATGCAGGGGAAGGGGTTTTCGGCGATCACAGCGGAAATATGGAAGGGTTTTACGGTGGTCGCGAAGAACAAGAAGGTTCTGATCACGAGTTCCACGGACGCGGCCAAGATGATCGCCAACGGCGCCTTGATGGCCTTTTTGCCGTTGTACGGCCTGTCGGTGGGACTGAATGCCGGAGACGTCGGACTCCTTTTCAGTGTTCAGGCCTTCACGTCATTCTTTTCCAAGCCGATCATGGGGCGGGTATCCGACCGTGCCGGACGGCAGCCGCTCATCATATTGGGATTGATGATCTGCGCCGGCACATTCATCTGCATCCCGCACGTGTCCATGTTTTTGCTGCTGCTGGTGCTGTCCGCCGGGTTCGGGTTCGGGGAGGCGGTCGTCTCGTCGTCGTCCTCGGCGCTCGTGGCGGACAGTTCGGAGTTCAAGACGCTGGGAACGGGCATGGGCATGCAGGGCACGATCATGGACATCGGACACGCGAGCGGGCCGCTCCTGGCCGGCATCCTGATCGCCGCGATGAGCTATGCCGGCGCCTTTGCCGTCATCGCAGGCCTGCAACTCGCCGCCGCGGCGACGTTTTGGTTCACCATGAGACGGATGTAG
- the ribD gene encoding bifunctional diaminohydroxyphosphoribosylaminopyrimidine deaminase/5-amino-6-(5-phosphoribosylamino)uracil reductase RibD: MRVDPKDDDRYMSHALRLAEKGRGTTSPNPMAGAVVVRQGRIVGRGFHLRPGLPHAEILALLEAGPLSEGADLYITLEPCCHTKKRTPPCVPAVLDSHLRRVVVAMTDPNPLVDGKGVAALRRAGLPVTVGVKEREAQALNRTYSHWVTSKRPYVILKAGMTLDGQIATAAGRSRWITGLPSRRDAHRLRAQVDAVLVGVGTVLKDDPSLIARTGARLARPADRQPLRIVVDSILRVPPGAHVLMEQETAKTLVATTGAASASRRRALEQLGIETLTLPAAGKRVSLPSLLRTLGHRGITSVLVEGGGEINASLLRGKLIDHVCLYVAPLLLGGADAKGLIGGQGPARLVSATGLRDMKVRSLGNDFLVEGEL, translated from the coding sequence ATGCGAGTTGATCCCAAAGACGACGACCGGTACATGTCCCATGCGCTTCGCCTGGCGGAGAAGGGTCGGGGAACAACCAGCCCCAACCCCATGGCCGGGGCGGTGGTCGTCAGGCAGGGCCGCATCGTGGGCCGCGGATTCCATCTCCGTCCCGGCTTGCCCCACGCGGAAATTCTGGCTCTCCTCGAGGCGGGACCCTTATCCGAAGGGGCCGACCTCTACATCACCCTGGAACCCTGCTGTCATACCAAGAAACGTACGCCGCCCTGCGTACCGGCAGTGCTCGACTCACACCTGCGGCGCGTGGTCGTCGCGATGACCGATCCGAATCCCTTGGTCGACGGCAAAGGCGTCGCCGCGCTCCGGCGGGCCGGTCTTCCGGTCACGGTTGGCGTGAAGGAGCGCGAGGCCCAAGCGCTGAACCGAACCTACAGCCACTGGGTCACGTCGAAGCGGCCTTATGTGATTTTGAAGGCGGGGATGACCTTGGACGGACAGATTGCGACGGCGGCGGGCCGGTCCCGATGGATCACCGGCCTGCCGTCTCGCAGAGACGCGCACCGGCTGCGCGCGCAGGTCGATGCCGTACTGGTGGGAGTGGGCACGGTGCTGAAGGACGATCCGTCGTTGATCGCCAGGACCGGCGCACGCCTGGCGAGGCCTGCCGACAGGCAGCCGCTGCGCATCGTCGTCGACAGTATCCTCCGGGTGCCGCCGGGCGCGCACGTGCTGATGGAGCAGGAAACCGCCAAGACCCTTGTGGCGACGACAGGGGCCGCGTCGGCGTCCCGCCGCCGCGCGCTCGAGCAGCTCGGAATCGAGACCCTCACCCTGCCCGCAGCCGGCAAACGGGTGTCGCTTCCTTCATTGCTGAGGACTCTGGGTCATCGCGGTATCACGTCGGTGCTCGTCGAAGGCGGCGGCGAGATCAATGCGTCGCTGCTTCGCGGGAAGCTCATCGATCATGTATGCTTGTATGTCGCGCCGTTGTTGCTGGGCGGCGCCGACGCCAAAGGGCTCATCGGAGGTCAAGGACCGGCACGGCTCGTCTCGGCGACGGGATTGCGCGACATGAAGGTTCGATCTCTGGGCAATGATTTTCTGGTCGAAGGAGAGTTGTGA
- a CDS encoding glycine--tRNA ligase subunit alpha: MTFQDLILTLHRFWADQGCVIHQPYDLEMGAGTFHPATCLRALGPEPWQAAYAQPCRRPTDGRYGENPNRLQHYYQYQVVLKPSPDNIQDLYLESLARLGINPKQHDIRFIQDDWESPTLGAWGLGWEVRLDGMEITQFTYFQEIGGIELSPITGEITYGTERIAMYLQQVNNVYDLAWTDHIRYGDIHHESEVQFSRYNFEEGDVTMLTDSFRAYEAECKRLLGRSDRRLALPAYDFCIKSSHVFNLLDARGAISVAERTGYIGRVRALARQCAERYIEERAAMGHPLIERQANTAGSRGRK, encoded by the coding sequence GTGACCTTCCAGGACCTCATCCTCACATTACACCGGTTTTGGGCCGATCAAGGCTGCGTGATTCATCAGCCGTATGATCTGGAGATGGGCGCCGGAACATTCCATCCGGCCACGTGTCTGCGTGCCCTCGGGCCGGAACCCTGGCAGGCGGCCTACGCGCAGCCATGCCGGCGACCCACCGACGGCCGATACGGAGAGAATCCCAATCGCCTCCAGCATTACTACCAGTATCAAGTGGTGCTCAAGCCGTCGCCGGACAATATCCAGGACCTCTATCTGGAGAGTCTGGCTCGCCTCGGGATCAATCCGAAACAGCACGACATCCGCTTCATCCAGGACGACTGGGAATCGCCGACGCTGGGAGCCTGGGGGCTCGGCTGGGAAGTCCGGCTGGACGGCATGGAGATCACGCAGTTCACCTACTTTCAGGAAATCGGCGGCATCGAACTCAGTCCGATCACGGGTGAGATCACGTACGGCACCGAACGCATCGCCATGTATTTGCAGCAAGTGAACAATGTCTACGATCTCGCGTGGACCGATCATATTCGATACGGCGACATTCATCATGAATCCGAGGTGCAGTTCTCGCGCTATAACTTCGAAGAAGGCGATGTGACGATGTTGACGGACTCGTTCCGCGCGTACGAAGCGGAGTGCAAGCGGTTGCTCGGTCGCTCGGACCGGCGGCTCGCGCTTCCGGCCTACGATTTCTGCATCAAGTCCTCCCATGTGTTCAACTTGCTCGACGCGCGCGGGGCGATCAGCGTGGCGGAACGGACGGGCTACATCGGGCGGGTGCGCGCGTTGGCCAGGCAGTGCGCCGAGCGGTATATAGAGGAGCGGGCCGCTATGGGCCATCCGCTCATCGAACGCCAGGCGAACACGGCCGGCTCTCGTGGCCGCAAGTAG